Proteins encoded in a region of the Pieris brassicae chromosome 3, ilPieBrab1.1, whole genome shotgun sequence genome:
- the LOC123707215 gene encoding oxidative stress-induced growth inhibitor 1-like isoform X1 gives MLYDKIIMRDTMKPCQHTLSDDVVYKDVVVIGNGPSGMVTSFMLAGNVPYLKEIPEDLPIDEMLKARLSNMPPGQSLYEADLLELAEGLEGRSQNPISLLMDNLLRPCADLGIQADSLIEWRYDVEKEIDHVVLGRGPPGGSWHTFPPNVLTLSPGAWLSLPPHTTDSTERLTASGVAEYCRRYVQACHLQRYFRCGVVVTSVTAGPRIPGAPCSPACPRGAGYCVSGYDHKEQRGFRYVCRRVVIAAGACDRPNALPEHISTHAVHQLGDLERAAQLLDTKKMSDHDRSVLIVGSGVSAADAVRLARSSNLHVYHLHRTAADSLAKLPLINYPDYNQVYKMMCDGPSGNHPNYNSLPEHMIVEVTTLHSPRLQHPDEEKVCLKKVKLLNLTTNKTIELTVSIIAVLIGSKPDLFFLQTNFDLNTIDIKKCKCNEKKIDDKQCFLKNHWHYFKSVLGQSIQSCKSRYLNYTEINGNIGTKCSIPDCNKRDTCTCYIKADLGHTVRECKCEIIPYSNLQQEKNCQCQPTNPYSSGLGYGIDPKKPVDGRSNPVAIDKSTHELFNYPGMYALGPLTADNFIRFIPGGALALVSYIHRETKSE, from the exons GTAATGGACCAAGCGGTATGGTTACTTCGTTTATGCTGGCTGGTAATGTACCCTACCTGAAGGAAATTCCAGAAGACCTTCCCATAGACGAAATGCTCAAAGCCAG ATTGTCAAACATGCCTCCCGGACAGAGCCTATACGAAGCTGACCTACTCGAGCTAGCTGAAGGTCTGGAAGGTAGAAGTCAGAATCCCATTTCTTTGctg ATGGATAATTTGTTAAGACCATGCGCAGACTTGGGGATTCAAGCTGATTCGCTTATTGAATGGCGATACGACGTTGAAAAAGAG atcgACCACGTCGTCTTAGGAAGGGGCCCGCCTGGCGGTTCCTGGCACACGTTTCCGCCGAATGTATTAACTCTTTCTCCGGGCGCGTGGCTCTCGCTACCTCCGCACACGACCGACTCCACCGAGCGACTGACGGCGAGTGGCGTTGCTGAGTACTGTCGGCGGTATGTTCAAGCCTGTCATTTGCAG CGCTACTTTCGCTGCGGCGTCGTGGTAACAAGTGTGACAGCTGGTCCTCGAATTCCTGGGGCACCTTGCAGCCCTGCTTGTCCACGGGGGGCTGGCTATTGTGTCTCTGG ATATGACCACAAGGAACAGCGCGGGTTTAGATATGTATGTCGTCGGGTGGTCATCGCGGCTGGTGCTTGTGACAGACCAAATGCACTTCCTGAACACATTTCGACACATGCTGTACATCAGTTAGGTGATTTGGAAAGGGCTGCTCAGTTACTTGATACTA aaAAGATGTCTGACCATGACCGCTCAGTACTAATAGTAGGCTCAGGAGTTTCAGCTGCGGACGCAGTGCGCCTCGCGCGCTCTTCAAATCTCCATGTATATCACCTCCATAGAACAGCTGCAGACTCACTCGCTAAACTGCCATTGATTAATTATCCTGACTACAACCAG gtCTACAAAATGATGTGTGACGGTCCATCAGGAAATCATCCCAATTACAACTCGCTCCCTGAACATATGATTGTTGAAGTAACAACATTACATTCACCTCGGCTGCAACACCCAGATGAAGAAAAAGTATGCCTAAAAAAAGTCAAATTACTTAACCTAACAACAAACAAGACTATAGAATTAACTGTATCCATTATTGCAGTACTAATTGGCTCAAAACCAGACTTATTTTTTCTGCAAACAAACTTTGATTTGAATACAATAGACATAAAAAAGTGCAAGtgtaatgaaaagaaaattgatGATAAACAATGTTTTCTCAAAAACCACtggcattattttaaatctgtaTTAGGACAGAGTATACAAAGTTGCAAATCCAGGTATTTGAATTACACAGAAATAAATGGCAATATTGGTACAAAATGTTCAATACCAGATTGTAACAAAAGGGATACATGCACATGCTACATCAAGGCTGATCTTGGTCATACTGTCCGTGAATGCAAATGTGAAATCATTCCATATTCAAATCTACAGCAGGAAAAGAACTGTCAATGTCAACCGACAAACCCATACAGCTCTGGCTTAGGTTATGGTATTGACCCAAAGAAGCCAGTTGATGGACGATCCAATCCAGTGGCCATAGACAAAAGTACTCATGAATTGTTTAATTACCCAGGAATGTATGCCTTAGGTCCTCTAACAgctgataattttataaggtTCATTCCTGGAGGTGCACTAGCCCTAGTGTCATACATCCACCGAGAAACAAAATCAGAGTAA
- the LOC123707676 gene encoding von Hippel-Lindau tumor suppressor homolog, with protein sequence MSESDESDLVYEIDANGQSMLVRSLESTQRAYLRFTNKTSRPIDIWWRDFRGVKRHYVRLEEGRYFDVNSFITHPWEFTDVATKERYVINNNPIYRPPTNIGGMMFRANWNITIGVRSLRHTVLLALALHLKDSNAVNALGLPRVLAEELQRLTILFHTPQPPPSRD encoded by the coding sequence atgtcgGAGAGTGACGAAAGTGATTTAGTGTATGAAATAGATGCAAACGGACAAAGCATGCTTGTAAGATCTTTGGAATCAACGCAGCGAGCTTATCTgagatttacaaataaaacatcgCGTCCAATAGATATTTGGTGGCGAGACTTTCGGGGCGTAAAGCGCCATTACGTCCGCTTGGAGGAAGGTAGATACTTTGACGTCAATTCTTTTATAACTCATCCGTGGGAGTTCACGGACGTAGCAACTAAGGAACGGTacgttataaacaataatccTATTTACCGACCACCTACAAATATAGGCGGTATGATGTTTCGCGCAAATTGGAATATTACAATTGGTGTACGTAGCTTAAGACATACTGTTTTGCTAGCTTTGGCATTACATTTGAAGGACTCTAATGCCGTAAATGCATTGGGTTTACCAAGAGTGCTGGCTGAAGAGTTGCAGCGACTTACTATACTGTTTCATACACCCCAACCTCCACCAAGCAGAGATTGA